The following proteins come from a genomic window of Takifugu rubripes chromosome 11, fTakRub1.2, whole genome shotgun sequence:
- the fzd9b gene encoding LOW QUALITY PROTEIN: frizzled-9b (The sequence of the model RefSeq protein was modified relative to this genomic sequence to represent the inferred CDS: deleted 1 base in 1 codon): MEGCALKVMSFLWCLLVISGLGLEIGSYDLERGRPAKCEPIVIPMCKGIGYNLTRMPNFMDHDDQMEADIKLNEFAPLVAYGCDVHLRFFLCSLYAPMCTDEVSTSIPACRPMCEQARERCAPIMKKFSYTWPDSLDCSRLPTRNDPNALCMEAPENETRTEGKKGEGMLPVPSRPRQPGTSGSHPPGTLGSCENPDKFQFVEKSQSCAPRCSAAVDVYWSKQDKDFAFIWMTVWSILCFISTAFTVLTFFLEPHRFQYPERPIIFLSMCYNVYSVAFIIRSVAGAENIACDRENGELYIIQEGLESTGCTIVFLILYYFGMASSIWWVILTLTWFLAAGKKWGHEAIEAHSNYFHMAAWGIPALKTIVILTMRKVAGDELTGLCYVGSMDAGALTGFVLTPLSCYLIIGTSFILTGFVALFHIRKVMKTEGTNTEKLEKLMVKIGIYSILYTVPATCVIVCYFYERLNMDYWKLRGVQMKCGVFGGLSSDCSLQTSVPTVAVFMLKIFMSLVVGITSGVWVWSSKTLQTWQGLCSRKLTDRTRSRKACSTYCHYKPPVVLHMAKTDPHSDNPTQI, from the exons ATGGAAGGCTGCGCGCTGAAGGTGATGAGTTTTTTGTGGTGTCTGCTCGTGATTTCTGGATTGGGCTTGGAGATCGGCTCCTATGACCTGGAGAGAGGCAGACCGGCCAAGTGTGAGCCCATCGTGATCCCAATGTGTAAGGGCATCGGCTACAACTTGACCCGGATGCCCAACTTCATGGACCACGATGACCAGATGGAGGCTGACATCAAGCTAAATGAATTTGCTCCTCTGGTGGCTTACGGCTGCGACGTGCACCTCCgcttcttcctctgctctctctacGCCCCCATGTGCACGGACGAAGTGTCAACATCCATCCCCGCCTGCAGACCCATGTGTGAGCAGGCGAGAGAGAGGTGCGCACCCATCATGAAGAAGTTCAGCTACACCTGGCCCGACTCGCTCGACTGTTCACGGTTGCCCACCAGAAACGACCCCAACGCTCTGTGCATGGAGGCACCTGAGAATGAGACCAGGACAGAAGGAAAGAAGGGTGAGGGCATGCTCCCGGTGCCTTCCCGGCCCAGGCAGCCCGGCACCAGTGGGAGCCATCCGCCGGGTACCCTGGGCTCCTGTGAGAACCCCGACAAGTTCCAGTTTGTGGAGAAGAGCCAGTCGTGCGCGCCGCGCTGTTCTGCCGCCGTGGACGTCTACTGGTCCAAGCAGGACAAGGACTTTGCCTTCATTTGGATGACAGTGTGGTCCATTCTGTGCTTTATCTCCACCGCCTTCACCGTCCTCACCTTCTTCCTGGAG CCCCACCGCTTCCAGTACCCCGAACGGCCCATCATCTTCCTCTCAATGTGCTACAATGTCTACTCTGTGGCTTTCATCATCCGCTCGGTGGCCGGCGCGGAGAACATTGCCTGCGACCGCGAGAACGGTGAGTTGTACATCATCCAGGAGGGGTTGGAGTCAACGGGCTGCACCATCGTCTTCCTCATCCTGTATTACTTTGGCATGGCCTCTTCCATCTGGTGGGTCATCCTCACTCTCACCTGGTTCTTGGCTGCTGGGAAGAAGTGGGGCCACGAGGCCATTGAAGCCCACAGCAACTATTTCCATATGGCCGCCTGGGGCATTCCGGCACTGAAGACCATCGTCATCCTCACCATGAGAAAGGTGGCTGGAGATGAGCTGACAGGACTTTGCTACGTGGGCAGCATGGACGCCGGTGCGCTCACGGGCTTCGTTCTCACCCCTCTATCCTGCTACCTGATCATCGGGACCTCCTTCATCCTCACGGGCTTCGTGGCTCTTTTCCACATCCGAAAAGTGATGAAGACGGAGGGCACGAACaccgagaagctggagaagctgatggtGAAAATAGGCATCTACTCCATCCTCTACACGGTGCCTGCCACCTGCGTCATTGTCTGCTACTTCTACGAGAGGCTAAATATGGACTACTGGAAGCTCCGAGGCGTGCAGATGAAGTGTGGCGTGTTTGGCGGGCTCAGCAGCGACTGCTCGTTGCAGACGTCCGTGCCCACCGTGGCTGTGTTCATGCTGAAGATCTTCATGTCGCTGGTGGTGGGGATCACCAGCGGGGTGTGGGTGTGGAGCTCCAAGACCCTGCAGACCTGGCAGGGTctgtgcagcaggaagctgacaGACAGGACTAGAAGCAGGAAAGCCTGCAGCACATACTGCCATTACAAACCTCCTGTGGTGTTGCACATGGCGAAGACTGATCCACACTCAGACAATCCCACGCAGATCTAA